The nucleotide window GATTCACGGTGACTGATTCCGGGCGAATGCCATCTTGGTTATTGGCATCGTCCCATGTCTTTTCACCTGTGACCTCAGTTACTTCCGGTGTGTAACTATTGGTTACATCAAATCCATCAATGGCCGTTTCATAATCTTCTACAGGGTCTTCTGTGATCCTATAGTCTATTTCTTCGCCAGCTTCATATTTCGGCAAATCTGTGAAACTGTATTCCCAATTGTCTTCTGCCGTGACTTCCATGGAATCAATCGCTTCTTCATCAGCCAAGAGGTTTACAGTGACTGATTCCGGGCGAATGCCATCTTGGTCATCGGCATCTTCCCATATTTTTTCGCCGGAAATATCAATTTCTTCCGGAGTATGAGCATTTGTGAGGATGATGTTGCCGTGATTGTCATCTTCCACTTCTGTGTCATATTCCGGTACGTCTGTTTCTTCAACGACGGAATAGTCAATGGCTTCTCCTGCTTCGTTCAAAGGCAGTTCCTCCCACGTATGATTCCAATCGTTTTCTTCCGACAATTCAACTGGATCACCAACGACATCGCCATTCGCCGTTAATTGCACGTCAATGCTGTCCGGACGGATACCGTCCTGATCATTGGCGTCGTCCCAGTTCTTCGTGACAGTGACCGCTGTTTCTTCCGGCGTGTAATGGTTGGTTATATCATAACCTTCAATATCCTGCGTGTAATTTTCTACAGTATTCTCTGTAATTGTATATTCAATCTCTTCGCCAGCTTCATATTTGGGTAAGTCTGTGAAACCATATTCCCAATGGTCTTCTTCCGTTACGTCAGTCGAATCGACTGGCTCGCCGTCGGCCAAAAGATTCACGGTAATGGAATCCGGACGGATACCATCTCGGTTTTCATCATCTTCCCATGTCTTATCACCTGTGACTTCGGTTACTTCGGGGTATAGCTGTTTATAATGTCATGGCCATCCACTTCCGATGTGTAACCATCAACGTCCACGTCTTCTTCCTCTACCGTGTACGACGTAATTTCTTCCTCATTGTCATATTGCGGCAATCCTGTGAAGCTATATTCCCAATCGTCTTCTGCCGTGACTTCAGTGGAATCGACTGTATCGCCATTAGCTAAAAGATTCACGGTGATGGAATCCGGGCGGATACCATCCTGGTTGTCAGCATCGTCCCACGTCTTTGTTCCGGAGACTTCCGTTAATTCACGTTGGTTCTCTACTGTTATTATTACCGGTTCTCTTTCTTCTGCACCAACTTCTACCTCAATGCTATCTTCATTTGGTTCATAACCAGCGGGAGTCTCTGTTTCTTCCAAGTAGTATGTTCCTGCCCCTGGTAAATCTTCAAACAAAATGTTGCCATCGGCGTCGGTTGTTTCAGTTGCTATTAAGTCATCATCCAAATTATAGAGTTCGAACTCAACTCCGGAGATATTTTCCCCTAAGTCATCGACTTTCGCCAATTCGATAGCAAATACAGGTTCATAATTCTCCACAGTATAGGCATAATCGGTTAGATCTGCATCCGGATCGTATGCTTCATCAATGGTAATGGTTCGGCTTTCTTCCGGTGTGACATAACCATCCGGTACAGTCGTTTCGTGTAGTACATAGTCACCATATAGCAAACGCCCAAAATCAATTTGGCCATCATCGTCGGTTATGCCGGTTTTTAATACATTGCCGGTATCTGCATCGATTAAGTCAAATTCTGCTCCGGCAAGCTTTTCTTCCCCGCCATCTGTTGTATCAACCTTATCGATCACGAGATAGCCGGCTTCACCTGATCCGCCGCCTGAAGATGTTTGGCTAATGGTTACCGAACCGTCACCATCTGTTTGACCATCTTCAATGATATTGTCACCTGTTATGTCATAGGAGTTTGTGACATCTTCGCCATGCCCTGCAAAGAACAATGTGGAATATTCAACGATAAACGGACGCTCTACTGTGTCGTTCCATTCGATCGTAAATGCTTGATCATCTTCATTAAACGTTAACTCATACTCATCTTCGGAAACTTCGTCTCCTCTGGTGGTATTTCCATTTACATCAACGCTTGCATGATACACTGTAATCGTATCTTCAAGATACGCTTGATTGTCAGAGATGGAGTCCTCAAGTGTTAAGTTACTGATTTCTTGTTGCCCAAGGTTCACATCGATGGACCACTGCACTTGTTTTCCATCTTGATCACCGGACTTGTCGCCATACGTAGCTGATTCTGCTATACCTACTGTGGCTTCTAAATTGGATAACGTTTCGTCTCCATCTAATACTTCTGCTTCGTTCACATACTCGCTTTGGATATCACTTAAACCTTCGAGCGATGTTCTGTACTCAATTTTATACGCGTTGTTTGTGTCACCAATGTCGACTTGTAATGTATTTTCCCCTTCGTCGACACTTGCGACATCTTCCAAGGTGTTGCCTTCCGTTATATCACCATTTGGCTCTATGGCCAGTTCTGTGACTTCAACAGAATCCTCGATGATCGCTTGATTACCTTGCGGCGCATCGGTAACAATTAAATCGTTAATGTTATTTTCACGGTAATTGGAATAAACCGTCCACGTAATTTCTTTGGATTCAGGATCGTATGACCCGTTTTTCCAGTCACGTTGCTCTGTTTGCCAGTTTAGCTCGGTTTCTGCTTCAACGTCTCTTGTAATCGAGTCTTCTTCGCCTTCCGGCGTCCACGTGATAGCTGCATGATTTGTTGCCGTATTATCCGGCAATTCGTCTGCAACATAATTGGTTTGATACGTGATAAGGATCTCTTCATCTGTCGTGTAGTCTTCAGGGAACGCAATGGTGAATGGATTTTCGCCAGAAAGTGCATAGTCTGTATAATCTTCTCCACCAACGGTTACCGCCATTGAATCCTCAATCAACGTTAACCCTTCACCCAGTGTATCCTCGATACTGATATTCTCCATTGGGTATTCATCATGGTTAATGCGGATGGTCCAATCAACGGTATTTTCTGCGTAGTCAATTGTTCCGGCTGACTTCGCACCATAGTACGTACCGATACCCGTGCCGGAAGTCTCTGATTCGCCGCCAAAGCCAGCCGTATTCTCAACGCTAAAACCATCCAACACACGGTCTGTCACTTCTGTTTGATACGTGACTTTATATGGGTTATCGGTTGTAATTCCGGTGACTTCAAATCCATCTTCAATCGATTGAAGTTCAGCACCCTCCGGCAGGCCGACATTACCAGTTTCATGTGCACTGCCGTCTTCATCAATCTCCATTTCAATGAAATCGAGACTGTCCTCGACTAATTCCAGTGCCCCTTCAGGCGTCCATGAATCAGACAGGGTGACATCTTCCAAATTCTGCTCATCGTAGTTGAATTCAATTTCCCATTCAATCATCCCTGTTAAAGGATCATACTCTGCGACAGCATTTTTATTAATCGGGTCGCCTCGATCAATGGTTACGGTAGCATTTGCTGACGTATCTTCCAGTTCATCATCTGAAAGTGTCGCGTTATTTTGGAATTCCGTTTCCTCATTGTCCGTGACTGACGTGACATACTCAATGCGGTAAGCATCTTGAATATCGCCGAGCGGGATATTCAATTCACCGTCAGCAAACGTCTCATCGATGCCTTCGACTTCATCGCCATCGCCAATGACATTGCCGTTTAAATCGACGTCTAATTCAACGACATTCAGGCTTCCTTCCTGATACTCCGTTCCTTCGGGAAGGACGTCGGTGACGATTGCATTATCTAATGACACTTGATCCTTATTAATGATTACTTCCCATGTAATTTCATCAGCATTATAGCTACTATTTGGTGTCCCCTCTTTTTCGATCGTTTTCTCTCGTTCACCTAAATCAATAGGGATCCTGATTTCGCCCTCTTCGCCAATGGGTTCAATAATCGCGTCGCCATCGTCGATTTCAACATTTTCCTCATCCAATGTTGAAATGATTTCTAGCCAACCTTCTACATTGCTATGCGTTTCAACAAAATCTGTAAATGTTAATTCGACTTGTTTATCCGTGCCTATTGTATAGGTTGCTACGACTTGACCGGCATCATCCACTAACTCACCAGTCATCTCATCATCGATTGTAATGCCGTTGGGAAGTTCAAAAGTTTCCGTATCCCCATCTTCATAGTTATGGTCATTTTCTAAGTTCCAGCTCAGCCCTAGCCAAAATTCTTCTGCCGGATCCAGTAAATTCTCTTCGCCGTATGCATTGCCATCCAGATCCATCACATTGCCAATCTCTAAGTTAAACCCGTGCTTGTCATTCTGTGTGTCGGCCTGCGTCGCCTCAGCTGATTCTCCGGCTTCCTCAGATTCTGAAGTCTCTTCATCATTTTCAGCCACTTCTGCTTCTTCTTCTGTTTCTTCTTTTGCTTCATTCTCTTCTACTTCTTGTTCTTCTTCTGTTGAACCATCGGTGTCTTCCTGTGCTGCTTCTTCCTCGGTTACCTGCTCGTCTGATGGCTCCTCGTCATCGGCAGCATCCTCTTCAGAACGGCCGTCACTTTCTTCCTGCTGCTCTTCTTCCTCTTCTGCTTCTTGTTCTTCTTCATCCTCTTCCTCTGTTATCAAAGGCTCAAAGGAAATTTCCATTTCCTGCAATTCTTGAGGATGTTGGAATGTAAGGTCCGCTTCTTCGATCTCTTCAATGAGATTAGCATTCCAAGAAGCCTGCAAAACAAGAACACCTTGCTGATCTTCCTCTTCGGGAATCAACGTGATGTTCTGGTTCTCCACTTGATACGTTCCAACTTGCTGGCCATCCTCATTTTCAATGTCCCCGCCGGCATCCTCCAAAATAATTTCTTCTGGTACCGTTACGGAGATAGACTGCTCATCCGATTGTTCCGACCATTGATAAGCAAGTTCTAGTTCAAACTGCTCTTCACGGTCTACTTCATCCTTTTGACTTAGATCGGTTTCTCCATCTAACAACTTGGCTTCCGTTGCAACATCGTCACTACCTTGAGCTGTCGCAGTTTGTATTTGCACCAAATAAGGTTGGAACGCGATTAAAACTGCAATAAAGATCATTCCTAAACGCTTCGCCAACTTAAATCCCCTTTCTTTAATATATAATCCTTTCATTTTTTTAGTTTATAAGATAGGACTCTACAATTTATCTACAAAAAAATTAACAGCTGAAAAAATATAATGTATAATAGTCCTATAGAACCATAAACGGGGGGATCTTGGTGAAAGCAATTCTTGTTGACGATGAAGCTCTCGCTTTAGATTTTCTGGAACACCAAGTAAATAAAGTTGGCGGTATTGAAGTCATAGGAAAATTTAATCATTTGGACATTGAGAAGCATGTTGCTCTTTTAGAGGAAGTTGATGTTCTTTTTTTAGATATAGAAATGCCTGAAATCAATGGACTTGAGTTGGCAGAAAGGATACTTGAAATCGATGCGGATATTTCAATTGTTTTTGTTACTGCTTTTAATGATTATGCCGTACAAGCATTTGAATTAAATGCATTAGACTATGTGCTTAAGCCCCTACAAATAGATCGGTTAAAAAAGACGTTGGAAAGAGTTGAATTAAAGGTAAATCAACGAATACATAAGCCTTTAAGAGAACGTAATGTGCTACGAGTAAACGTATCCAGAGAGCTAAGTTTCAAGTTGACAAATGATAAACTTGATTTCATTCAATTTCGAACAACAAAATCCCGGGAATTATTTCTTTATTTACTCCATCACAGCAACAAAACCTTTCGCAAATCCGAGTTAACCGAACTGCTATGGGCAGATTTCCCCGAAGAAAAAGCATATTCACAGCTATATACAGCGATCTATCATCTACGGAAAACATTGCATAAATATAAAGAGCACTTCACCATAAAAAACTTGGGAGCAGGCTATATGTTATCTACGAAAGATGTCTTCATTGATTTGGTTGAGTGGGAAAAACAAATCATTGCTGCTCCCCGTCTCACGACAGAAACAATTAATGATTATGAGGAAACGATGAAATTATATACAGGAGGTTTTTTAGAGAAGTATGACTATTTATGGGCAGAAGGAGAGCGGTTCCGACTGGAACAGCTATGGATAAAAGTCGCTTATGAAATGGCAGGTTATTATGATAAACAGGATAATTTGGAAATGTCGGAAACGTGGTATATTAAGATTTGTACCGCAAGACCGGAAGAGGAAGATGCTCATTTTTTATTAATGAAGTTATATGCAAAACTGGGAATCGGTTTATTTATCGACCACCAGTATCACCAATTGACAAAGGCAATGAAAGATTTGGGTTTACAAGTTAGACCGAATATAACGCAATGGTACAAGCAATGGAAAAGCGATAAAACAATGTAAAAAAAGAAGCGGGGGTCAACGCGTCCCGCTTCTTGTATTTTCATCGTCTTGTAAATATGGCATTGCCGTCGATGCCGGAAAATATGTCGTCAGTTTCATCTTTTTCCGCCTCGCTGGCTTCCTCATTTACTGTTTCACTTTGTTGCGCATCATCGAACGAAGCCCGGGATTCTTGCTTCGTTCTCGGTTCTTTATTTGCTGTTCTTGTTTCCTCCTCATGCATGAATTGAAGCAATTCCTTCGAGGTTTCAATATCGCGAATATCAACGTTTCCGAAGCGCTCTTGCATGACTTGCACGAGAAAAGAGAGCGAATCGCGAATGTTGGACTGGGCGTCCAACCATTCATTAATCGCATCCGGGTCCCGTTCGGTATTTAATTTCCACGTATACGTCACTCGCTTTTTCGCCATTGCAATCACCTATTTATTATAAAGAAGTTTTTCATTCAAGACCTTTAATCCATTAATATTCATGTTCACTGCGTATTCATCCGGCACCCAAATGACTTCGATTTTTGCCTCGTTGGCATAATCCAAAAGGTCTTCAAAAAGATCGTCATAAAATTGGATGCTTCCTCCACCGTAGACCATAATTTTATCAACTCGGCCCGCTGTATTCATCGCCCGTTCTTGTATATCTTCCAAAATAAGTTGCGCTTGCAAGTACCTTGCTTCGTCCATGCTTTGCACGGCAACTTCATGTAAATTATTTGTATCATCTTGATAGACATTCATAAATTGTTGCCGGTTAAGGGAAAGGTGACCTCCAACCTCGTTTTTCAACAGTTTGATTGCTTCTTGGGTTGCATGCCCAACGCCATGCCTTGCTCCATCACAGAGATCAAGCACCGCATTTTTTTCTTCGGTATAAATGTACTCGGTCGTACCGTCTCCGATATCTGCGTGTAAAATATTTTGATCAGCCATGTCTTTCGGTTTCATTTTAGAATCATATTGATCATCATAATGTTTCAAAATATCATCTTTTGCAGTTAGCAGGGCGTAAAGCGCGGGTACCCCTTCTGTCGTGACATTTACTTCATGAAATGTAACCATAACTGTAACCATTTGGTCTGCGACATATAATATGACCGTATGTGTTTTGCCCTCCAGTCGCTTCTGCAAATGTTCAGCACGTTCGTTGGTATGTTCAGATGCCGGAATCGCTGTCGACAAATTTCCTTCTATTTCTAAAACCTTCGGCAACTCTTCATTCGACTCATAATACGTTTTGACTTCATTACCGGCGATCATGCCAAGACAGACAATTACGGGGATATCGTGTCTGTATTTATTTCCAAGTTTAATATTAATATTTTCTACCATATCATTGATTTTGCTTGCGCGATTTCCGACAAAATACGTTCCATTCTTTTTAATCGCGTCGCTCGTTACATGAATCAGCAAATCTTCTTCAATACGCGCGATGCTTTGTGCAAGATTTGTATCTGCTATTTCGGGTACTCGATTCACTCGCTTCACCACAGATGGTTGCGTTAAAAAACGATCTTCGATGTACATCTTCGTCTCTGAATTTCCGATATCCGCTGCCATTAACATTTCATACCCTCTCCCGTCGTTCATGATAATGAGGTGCTTTTTGGATGCTTTTTGGGTTCTTTATGAATTCCTTAGTAACCCTTTTTGGATGAAAATAAGTATTCTCTTTGGAATCCCCCTGTGCAAAATAGATGAATAAATATCTTTTGGATGCTTAAGTAATTCTTTATGGATTCTTTTATCATTCCTTTCGGATTCAAAATCAATGCTTTTTAGTTAAATAGATTATACTATGGAAAACGAGGTTAAGCAAAATCTTGCCGTAAATTGATAGAATCGTCCCGTTATAAAACGTACTTATCATCATAGACCCTCCCCTCCCCTATCGTTGCAATTTCAATTTAGAAAACTTGGCTTTTCACCAAACTTTATGGTGAAAGCCTTAGCCCATTTATGTAAGTAATAACTATCATAAAAATAGTTATTTGAGCGTATAGCCTTCAGGGTTTGGCAACACAACCAGGCGGATGCTTTTTGGTGACTATTGATGAAAATGCCCTGTATTAACAGAAGCCTTTATTGTGCTGAGGTCACGCAAAAAAAATATTGAAACTGCCTATTATTATCTGTATTGTTCATGCCTGTAATGGGGGCCTTTCTAGAAAAGGCATGAAAAGTGAAAAGACCTAGGTATACACTGAGAGACCGTTGGCGCCTGTGTTTTACTTGAGCCACTATAAAATGCACCCCGATCATGGAGACCGAATCCGAGGGGCGCCGTGTATTTCGGGCACCATGACCGCTCCATGAAGACCGAAACCGAATGCCGACGTGTATTTCAGGCACCATGACCGCTCCATGAGACCTGAATCCGAATGCCGACGTGTATTTCGGGCGTCATGACAGCTCCATGAAGACCGAATCCGAATGCCGACGTGTATTTCGGGCACCATGACCGCTCCATGAAGACCGAATCCGAATGCCGATGTGAATTTCGGGCACCATGACCGCTCCATGAGACCTGAATCCGAGCGCCACCGTCTATTTCAGGCGCCATGCACGTGCTATGATTGATCATTTTCATACGAAATTGATTTATACTTTTCTCCTACCAAAAAAAAGAGAGGGGGCTTCCCTCTCAAACGTTAAATCGAAAATGAATCACATCACCGTCTTGAACGATGTAATCTTTTCCTTCCAATCGAACTTTACCGTCTTCTTTTGCTTTTGCCGTGGATCCATAAGCTTTTAAGTCCTCATATGCTACAATTTCAGCACGTATAAATCCACGTTCAAAATCAGAATGGATGACACCGGCCGCTTGCGGAGCTTTCGTCCCCTTCCGAATCGTCCAGGCACGCACTTCCGGTTCCCCGGCAGTGAAATACGTGTTTAAGCCCAGCAAGTCATAAGCCGCGCGGATAAGACGATCCAAGCCTGCTTCTTCGATACCGAGGTCTTCCAAAAACGATTCCCGGTCTTCCCCGTCCAGTTCCGCGATTTCCGCTTCAATGTTCGCGCAAATCGTGATCACTTCTGCCCCTTCCATCGCCGCTAGGTCGCGTACGCGTTGGACATGTTCGTTTTCTTCTTCAGCCATTAAATCGTCTTCGC belongs to Salicibibacter cibi and includes:
- a CDS encoding collagen binding domain-containing protein — translated: MAKRLGMIFIAVLIAFQPYLVQIQTATAQGSDDVATEAKLLDGETDLSQKDEVDREEQFELELAYQWSEQSDEQSISVTVPEEIILEDAGGDIENEDGQQVGTYQVENQNITLIPEEEDQQGVLVLQASWNANLIEEIEEADLTFQHPQELQEMEISFEPLITEEEDEEEQEAEEEEEQQEESDGRSEEDAADDEEPSDEQVTEEEAAQEDTDGSTEEEQEVEENEAKEETEEEAEVAENDEETSESEEAGESAEATQADTQNDKHGFNLEIGNVMDLDGNAYGEENLLDPAEEFWLGLSWNLENDHNYEDGDTETFELPNGITIDDEMTGELVDDAGQVVATYTIGTDKQVELTFTDFVETHSNVEGWLEIISTLDEENVEIDDGDAIIEPIGEEGEIRIPIDLGEREKTIEKEGTPNSSYNADEITWEVIINKDQVSLDNAIVTDVLPEGTEYQEGSLNVVELDVDLNGNVIGDGDEVEGIDETFADGELNIPLGDIQDAYRIEYVTSVTDNEETEFQNNATLSDDELEDTSANATVTIDRGDPINKNAVAEYDPLTGMIEWEIEFNYDEQNLEDVTLSDSWTPEGALELVEDSLDFIEMEIDEDGSAHETGNVGLPEGAELQSIEDGFEVTGITTDNPYKVTYQTEVTDRVLDGFSVENTAGFGGESETSGTGIGTYYGAKSAGTIDYAENTVDWTIRINHDEYPMENISIEDTLGEGLTLIEDSMAVTVGGEDYTDYALSGENPFTIAFPEDYTTDEEILITYQTNYVADELPDNTATNHAAITWTPEGEEDSITRDVEAETELNWQTEQRDWKNGSYDPESKEITWTVYSNYRENNINDLIVTDAPQGNQAIIEDSVEVTELAIEPNGDITEGNTLEDVASVDEGENTLQVDIGDTNNAYKIEYRTSLEGLSDIQSEYVNEAEVLDGDETLSNLEATVGIAESATYGDKSGDQDGKQVQWSIDVNLGQQEISNLTLEDSISDNQAYLEDTITVYHASVDVNGNTTRGDEVSEDEYELTFNEDDQAFTIEWNDTVERPFIVEYSTLFFAGHGEDVTNSYDITGDNIIEDGQTDGDGSVTISQTSSGGGSGEAGYLVIDKVDTTDGGEEKLAGAEFDLIDADTGNVLKTGITDDDGQIDFGRLLYGDYVLHETTVPDGYVTPEESRTITIDEAYDPDADLTDYAYTVENYEPVFAIELAKVDDLGENISGVEFELYNLDDDLIATETTDADGNILFEDLPGAGTYYLEETETPAGYEPNEDSIEVEVGAEEREPVIITVENQRELTEVSGTKTWDDADNQDGIRPDSITVNLLANGDTVDSTEVTAEDDWEYSFTGLPQYDNEEEITSYTVEEEDVDVDGYTSEVDGHDIINSYTPK
- a CDS encoding response regulator produces the protein MKAILVDDEALALDFLEHQVNKVGGIEVIGKFNHLDIEKHVALLEEVDVLFLDIEMPEINGLELAERILEIDADISIVFVTAFNDYAVQAFELNALDYVLKPLQIDRLKKTLERVELKVNQRIHKPLRERNVLRVNVSRELSFKLTNDKLDFIQFRTTKSRELFLYLLHHSNKTFRKSELTELLWADFPEEKAYSQLYTAIYHLRKTLHKYKEHFTIKNLGAGYMLSTKDVFIDLVEWEKQIIAAPRLTTETINDYEETMKLYTGGFLEKYDYLWAEGERFRLEQLWIKVAYEMAGYYDKQDNLEMSETWYIKICTARPEEEDAHFLLMKLYAKLGIGLFIDHQYHQLTKAMKDLGLQVRPNITQWYKQWKSDKTM
- a CDS encoding ParM/StbA family protein; this encodes MLMAADIGNSETKMYIEDRFLTQPSVVKRVNRVPEIADTNLAQSIARIEEDLLIHVTSDAIKKNGTYFVGNRASKINDMVENINIKLGNKYRHDIPVIVCLGMIAGNEVKTYYESNEELPKVLEIEGNLSTAIPASEHTNERAEHLQKRLEGKTHTVILYVADQMVTVMVTFHEVNVTTEGVPALYALLTAKDDILKHYDDQYDSKMKPKDMADQNILHADIGDGTTEYIYTEEKNAVLDLCDGARHGVGHATQEAIKLLKNEVGGHLSLNRQQFMNVYQDDTNNLHEVAVQSMDEARYLQAQLILEDIQERAMNTAGRVDKIMVYGGGSIQFYDDLFEDLLDYANEAKIEVIWVPDEYAVNMNINGLKVLNEKLLYNK